The Punica granatum isolate Tunisia-2019 chromosome 4, ASM765513v2, whole genome shotgun sequence genome has a window encoding:
- the LOC116204094 gene encoding arogenate dehydratase/prephenate dehydratase 1, chloroplastic — protein MSLKGVPLWGGAKSPSLHVVVPDLGPKPCGLALNLSGMLDFPSGKSKKWECCSVGALAQRAITPVEDDRPDTSGLEPAGAADPTQDDQSKGFHKDLSLLPKPLSAADLLSTPNDGSRVRVAYQGLPGAYSEAAALKRYPKCETVPCDDFEAAFKAVELWLVDKAVLPIENSVGGSIHRNYDLLLRHRLHIVGEVQLQVNHCLLVLPGTRQEDLKRVLSHPQALAQCEMTLMKLGVIRVSAEDTAGAAQIVASNNLRDTGAVASSRAAEIYGLNILAEKIQDDDDNITRFLILAREPIIPGTDRPYKTSIVFTLEEGPGMLFKALAVFALRGINLTKIESRPQRKRPLRVVDDSNKGSAKYFDYLFYIDFEASMAEPRAQHALGHLQEFAGFLRVLGCYPSDGIQ, from the exons ATGTCCTTGAAGGGCGTGCCCTTGTGGGGTGGTGCTAAATCCCCCAGCCTCCATGTGGTTGTGCCCGATTTGGGGCCGAAGCCTTGTGGCTTAGCTCTGAATTTGAGTGGGATGCTCGATTTTCCCTCTGGGAAGAGCAAGAAATGGGAATGCTGCTCTGTTGGGGCTCTGGCTCAGAGAGCTATAACCCCTGTTGAAGATGACAGACCCGACACTTCCGGGTTGGAGCCTGCCGGGGCTGCTGATCCAACTCAGGATGATCAATCCAAGGGCTTTCACAAGGATTTGAGTCTCCTTCCAA AACCATTGTCTGCCGCTGATCTTCTATCGACACCCAATGATGGCTCCCGAGTACGAGTTGCTTATCAG GGACTGCCTGGTGCCTACAGTGAGGCTGCTGCCTTGAAAAGGTATCCAAAGTGTGAGACAGTTCCATGTGACGACTTCGAAGCTGCCTTCAAG GCAGTTGAGTTGTGGCTGGTAGATAAGGCAGTTCTGCCCATTGAGAACTCTGTCGGGGGAAGTATCCACCGAAACTATGACTTACTTTTACGTCATAGACTTCATATAGTCGGAGAGGTGCAATTGCAAGTGAACCACTGCCTTCTTGTTTTGCCTGGCACAAGACAGGAGGACCTAAAGCGTGTTCTGAGCCATCCACAG GCTCTTGCTCAATGTGAAATGACATTGATGAAACTAGGTGTTATAAGAGTAAGTGCTGAAGATACTGCTGGCGCTGCTCAG ATCGTAGCCTCCAATAATCTAAGGGATACTGGAGCAGTAGCGAGTTCTAGAGCTGCAGAGATATATGGACTAAACATTCTTGCTGAGAAAATTCAG GATGATGACGATAACATTACCCGTTTCCTAATACTAGCAAGAGAACCTATAATTCCCGGGACAGATCGCCCATATAAG ACGAGCATTGTTTTTACACTGGAAGAAGGCCCTGGGATGCTCTTCAAGGCGCTAGCGGTGTTTGCTCTCAGAGGCATCAATTTAACAAAG ATAGAGAGCCGACCACAGAGGAAGCGTCCCTTAAGAGTCGTGGACGATTCAAATAAAGGGAGTGCCAA GTACTTTGACTACCTTTTCTACATTGACTTTGAAGCTTCCATGGCAGAGCCCCGTGCCCAACATGCTCTGGGACATCTTCAG GAATTTGCAGGATTCCTTCGAGTCCTTGGCTGCTATCCTTCGGATGGTATTCAATAG
- the LOC116204095 gene encoding lactoylglutathione lyase GLX1-like yields the protein MAVAPSAELLEWPKKDKRRLLHAVYRVGDLDRTIEFYTECFGMKLLRKRDIPEEKYSNAFLGFGPEQSNFVVELTYNYGVTSYDIGTGFGHFAIATPDVYKMVEDIRAKGGTITREPGPVKGGTTVIAFVKDPDGYIFELIQRGPTPEPLCQVMLRVGDLDRSIKFYEKALGMRLLRKFDNPQYKYTLAMMGYADEDETTVLELTYNYGVSEYTKGNAYAQVAIGTDDVYKSAEVVKLVIEELGGKITRQPGPIPGLNTKITSFLDPDGWKTVLVDNKDFRKELQ from the exons ATGGCTGTTGCTCCGAGTGCTGAACTCCTGGAATGGCCAAAAAAGGACAAGCGTCGCCTCCTTCACGCGGTTTACCGCGTCGGCGATCTCGATCGGACCATCGA GTTTTATACTGAATGCTTTGGGATGAAGCTGTTGCGGAAACGGGACATCCCGGAAGAGAAATACTCCAATGCTTTTCTCGGATTCGGACCCGAACAGTCCAACTTTGTGGTGGAGTTGACGTACA ATTATGGAGTGACTTCGTATGACATCGGAACTGGTTTCGGGCACTTCGCAATAGCGACTCCAGAT GTGTATAAGATGGTTGAAGATATAAGAGCCAAGGGTGGTACGATTACCCGGGAGCCTGGTCCAGTGAAAGGCGGAACCACTGTCATCGCCTTTGTTAAGGACCCTGATGGTTACATCTTTGAGCTCATCCAGAGGGGTCCGACTCCTGAACCTCTATGTCAAGTGATGCTTCGAGTTGGTGATCTCGATCGTTCCATCAAGTTCTATGAGAAG GCTTTGGGAATGAGGCTTTTAAGGAAATTCGACAATCCTCAATACAAG TACACTTTGGCAATGATGGGTTATGCTGATGAGGATGAGACAACTGTGTTGGAGCTGACCTATAACTACGGGGTTTCTGAGTATACCAAAGGCAATGCATACGCTCAG GTGGCTATAGGCACTGATGATGTATATAAAAGTGCCGAGGTTGTGAAGCTTGTCATCGAGGAGCTTGGAGGGAAAATTACCAGACAGCCTGGTCCGATTCCAGGGCTCAATACTAAGATTACATCTTTCCTGGATCCAGATGGCTGGAAAACC GTCCTTGTTGACAACAAAGACTTCCGGAAGGAGCTCCAGTAG